A genomic segment from Thermoplasmataceae archaeon encodes:
- the pdxS gene encoding pyridoxal 5'-phosphate synthase lyase subunit PdxS translates to MNREINLSELKFGDELIKRGFAKMTKGGVIMDVTNAAQAKIAEDAGAVAVMALERVPADIRAAGGVARMADPTKIKEIMNSVSIPVMAKVRIGHLSEGRVLEALGVDMLDESEVLTPADPFFHLYKVDYKVPVVCGARTLSEAVRRIFEGAAMIRTKGEAGTGNIIEAVRHIRVVNESIKVLKSMGQKDLEIVADNMTDSYRILRRLVSQDIFRDEKSLSMHNLFAGMGDDKIRAEILKILKEIRTRGRLPVVNFAAGGVATPSDGALMMQLGSDGVFVGSGIFKSKEPEKMARAVVEAVENYEDFKLIGNVSEGLSGMAGLDIDSIPKEMKLQERGW, encoded by the coding sequence ATGAACAGAGAGATCAATCTTTCTGAGTTGAAGTTCGGGGACGAACTTATTAAGAGAGGCTTCGCCAAGATGACGAAGGGCGGGGTTATAATGGACGTAACAAATGCCGCACAAGCTAAGATCGCTGAGGACGCAGGCGCCGTGGCTGTTATGGCACTGGAAAGAGTTCCTGCTGACATAAGAGCTGCAGGCGGAGTTGCGAGGATGGCGGACCCTACGAAGATCAAGGAGATAATGAATTCAGTTTCAATACCTGTGATGGCAAAGGTACGAATAGGACATCTTTCTGAGGGCAGGGTTCTCGAGGCACTTGGAGTAGATATGTTGGATGAGAGTGAAGTCCTGACACCTGCCGACCCATTTTTCCATCTCTATAAGGTGGACTATAAGGTCCCCGTTGTATGTGGTGCAAGGACACTATCAGAGGCTGTCAGGAGAATTTTCGAAGGAGCAGCAATGATCCGGACTAAGGGGGAAGCAGGAACAGGTAACATCATCGAGGCAGTAAGACACATAAGAGTGGTTAATGAGAGTATTAAGGTGCTGAAATCAATGGGCCAGAAGGACCTGGAAATTGTCGCTGACAATATGACCGATTCCTATAGAATTCTGAGAAGGCTGGTATCACAGGATATTTTCAGAGATGAAAAGTCCCTATCGATGCATAACCTCTTCGCAGGAATGGGAGACGATAAGATCAGAGCTGAAATATTGAAAATCCTGAAGGAAATCAGAACCAGAGGAAGGCTCCCCGTGGTGAATTTCGCTGCAGGTGGCGTCGCAACTCCGTCGGATGGAGCCCTTATGATGCAGCTTGGTTCAGATGGGGTATTCGTGGGCAGCGGAATTTTCAAATCAAAGGAACCTGAGAAGATGGCCAGGGCCGTGGTTGAGGCTGTTGAAAACTATGAAGACTTTAAGCTCATAGGAAACGTCTCAGAGGGTCTCAGCGGAATGGCGGGCCTCGATATAGACTCCATACCTAAAGAGATGAAGCTCCAGGAACGTGGATGGTAG
- a CDS encoding cytochrome bc complex cytochrome b subunit: MDLNKIKLKFMKGKPNVPSVVETLKIDELPLKTVPDYMRRKRGIWYWTGALITMAFVYQIISGLLLLIYYDPANPYYSTVNVLIDTVPFGALFLASHLYGAYAMIVLIYVHMFRNYFMGAYKTPRRLQWILGVLLLAVTIGVGFFGYSMTGDVLSSDATDVGRGIALSSPIIGSALESLVFGNGTSLSLFTHMLALHIILTLIIGLLFGLHFFLAEANGMMPSNRKSKYKAPAVDKEDPSYRPWYPYNMAFMTQLALYTFGALIIIPSVLMLINGAAVPASAVNPPIPPLFSPFPSYAPTSPLAGYVPAYPPWFLLFIYKAVDFQLFSGPMSPLILSTVFGVVPLLYFLLIPFMDGSKDLHPLARPLVTAFGILAVIYMIIFSAWGALSPGVPIPPNEILAVLVPPWIVVVGGMFFLNRMYKQNKFRLTSHKTIASFFIFLFLLIVMVIELAQNFSAFVGHSSALNLVSTVLAGGAASFLALGTMKSAQVAERIQPRKVQKQHVISVNTAVIISALLGIFALAVIVMMWSLNPVGVISEGEFGLGLGGILVIGGIVMRLYRAAFYHE, from the coding sequence ATGGATCTGAACAAAATTAAGTTGAAATTCATGAAAGGAAAACCTAACGTCCCGAGCGTAGTTGAGACACTGAAGATCGATGAACTACCATTGAAAACAGTTCCGGACTACATGAGGCGAAAGAGAGGCATCTGGTACTGGACAGGAGCCCTGATAACTATGGCTTTCGTGTACCAGATAATCAGTGGTCTCTTGCTCCTCATTTATTATGATCCTGCGAATCCGTATTATTCTACAGTCAACGTTCTTATAGACACAGTCCCATTTGGTGCCCTGTTCCTTGCCTCGCACCTTTATGGAGCATACGCAATGATAGTCCTGATTTATGTTCACATGTTCAGGAATTACTTCATGGGTGCATATAAAACTCCTAGAAGGCTCCAATGGATCCTTGGCGTTTTGCTGCTTGCAGTGACCATAGGTGTTGGTTTCTTCGGGTATTCGATGACGGGGGACGTCCTGTCGTCAGATGCCACGGATGTTGGAAGGGGCATAGCTCTCTCTTCTCCGATTATAGGTTCAGCACTCGAATCACTGGTATTCGGCAACGGGACCTCGCTCTCGCTGTTCACACACATGCTTGCGCTACACATAATTCTCACGCTAATCATAGGGCTCCTCTTTGGGCTGCATTTCTTCTTGGCTGAAGCAAATGGCATGATGCCGTCAAACAGAAAGTCGAAGTACAAAGCCCCCGCAGTTGACAAGGAGGATCCATCATACAGGCCCTGGTATCCTTACAACATGGCTTTCATGACTCAGTTGGCTTTATACACGTTTGGAGCTCTGATAATAATCCCATCAGTCTTGATGCTAATAAACGGTGCTGCCGTACCGGCAAGTGCTGTGAACCCCCCGATCCCACCGCTGTTCTCACCATTTCCATCTTATGCTCCAACCAGTCCACTTGCGGGATATGTTCCGGCTTATCCACCATGGTTCTTACTATTCATATACAAGGCTGTTGACTTCCAGTTATTCTCCGGTCCAATGTCTCCGTTGATACTTTCCACCGTATTTGGAGTTGTTCCGCTTCTGTATTTCCTCCTCATACCATTCATGGATGGAAGCAAGGACCTTCATCCGCTTGCTAGGCCATTGGTTACTGCATTCGGGATTCTTGCTGTGATATACATGATCATATTCTCCGCGTGGGGAGCTCTGTCTCCAGGGGTACCAATTCCACCGAATGAGATACTCGCGGTTCTGGTCCCTCCGTGGATAGTGGTGGTGGGGGGTATGTTTTTCCTTAACAGGATGTACAAACAGAACAAATTCAGGTTGACCTCGCATAAGACCATAGCCTCATTCTTCATTTTCCTGTTCCTCCTCATTGTCATGGTCATAGAACTGGCTCAGAATTTCTCAGCCTTTGTGGGCCATTCTTCCGCATTGAATTTAGTATCTACAGTTCTGGCTGGCGGCGCGGCATCGTTCCTTGCTCTGGGTACCATGAAATCGGCCCAGGTTGCTGAGAGGATACAGCCAAGGAAAGTTCAGAAACAGCACGTCATAAGCGTTAATACCGCTGTGATCATATCTGCACTACTAGGCATTTTTGCCTTGGCGGTGATTGTTATGATGTGGTCTCTTAATCCGGTTGGAGTTATATCCGAAGGCGAATTTGGACTTGGACTTGGGGGGATTCTGGTAATAGGTGGTATTGTAATGAGGCTCTACAGGGCGGCCTTCTACCATGAGTGA
- a CDS encoding DUF92 domain-containing protein yields MLVVLFVFSRIFNVYDLKGSIAAFVVGFLVAVLGSIEWLILMIVFAVVSHFATISFLDLKKEISAQEGKEGERRTSNVVYAALIGLGIAVVHFVDPINVPYFILFTVSFAVIASDTFASEIGIIDKKVYMITTFKPTARGINGGVSVLGQIAALAGSFIISVSYSLIAHGTIFLEPVLAIGIVGFLGCQVDSLLGALFENRGKLTKGEVNMFASLSAVIVTGILLIIFPSI; encoded by the coding sequence CTGCTAGTTGTACTTTTCGTATTTTCTAGAATATTCAATGTCTATGATCTTAAGGGTAGCATAGCAGCTTTTGTTGTAGGATTTCTTGTAGCCGTACTGGGGTCTATCGAGTGGCTTATTCTGATGATAGTGTTTGCGGTCGTATCCCATTTTGCTACTATATCCTTCCTTGACCTGAAGAAGGAAATCTCGGCCCAAGAAGGGAAAGAAGGTGAGAGACGGACATCTAACGTTGTCTATGCCGCACTTATTGGGCTAGGAATTGCGGTTGTTCACTTTGTAGACCCGATAAACGTACCTTACTTTATCCTGTTTACGGTGTCATTTGCGGTAATTGCGTCTGATACCTTTGCATCAGAAATAGGAATTATAGACAAAAAGGTATACATGATCACTACCTTCAAACCAACAGCAAGAGGTATAAATGGCGGAGTATCAGTGCTGGGGCAGATTGCAGCCCTGGCCGGATCATTCATCATATCAGTCAGCTACAGCCTTATCGCACATGGAACAATTTTTCTCGAGCCAGTACTTGCAATTGGCATAGTAGGGTTTCTTGGCTGCCAGGTGGACAGCCTCCTTGGTGCCCTGTTCGAAAACCGTGGAAAACTCACGAAAGGTGAGGTTAATATGTTTGCCTCGCTTTCAGCAGTAATAGTTACAGGGATCCTATTGATAATATTTCCATCTATCTAA
- a CDS encoding enoyl-CoA hydratase-related protein — MSDIRVDGYVSLSFWREEEIGIIVLRTDENAELSLNHLSELITALGTAAMDDKVRAVAITGMNMRFAGDLKIDSRADAKTLEQYSQTLLSLVYSIEKPIFTILNGDAIGAGYEIALLGDVILASGDVSLGLGGSYTFKLGGSVTSIRFNNFDIRKASVGVNADVIFNKDRLLDDAKQYIKDHILFDYPLIRKRRMISLRESLLEERERLNQRMIF, encoded by the coding sequence ATGAGTGATATCAGGGTGGATGGGTACGTATCCCTGAGCTTCTGGAGAGAAGAAGAGATCGGCATCATAGTGCTTAGGACAGACGAGAATGCTGAACTCAGCCTCAACCACCTGAGCGAGCTTATCACAGCTCTGGGCACTGCCGCGATGGATGACAAGGTTAGGGCAGTGGCTATCACCGGAATGAACATGAGGTTTGCAGGAGATCTCAAAATTGACAGCAGGGCAGATGCGAAAACGCTGGAACAGTACAGCCAAACTCTGCTATCACTGGTCTATTCAATCGAAAAGCCAATCTTTACAATCCTGAATGGCGATGCCATTGGTGCAGGTTACGAAATTGCCCTTCTTGGGGATGTAATTCTCGCTTCCGGCGACGTTTCATTGGGGTTGGGCGGTTCTTACACATTCAAACTTGGCGGATCCGTAACATCAATCAGATTCAATAACTTCGACATAAGAAAAGCTTCAGTGGGTGTCAATGCTGATGTCATCTTTAATAAGGACAGACTTCTGGATGATGCAAAGCAATACATCAAGGATCATATCCTTTTTGACTATCCCCTCATCAGGAAGAGAAGAATGATCTCCTTGAGGGAATCTCTTCTGGAAGAAAGGGAACGGCTTAACCAAAGAATGATATTTTAG